GTTTCCCGGGAGGGCTGCCATGACCACCACCATTGAAGCGAAATCTGACTCAGGACCACTGTCGGGCCTCCGCGTTATCGAGATGGGCCAGTTGCTTGCAGGGCCCTTCTGCGGGCAAATGCTCGGCGACATGGGAGCGGATGTTGTCAAAATTGAAGATCCGACCAAGGGCGATCCGCTTCGGCAATGGGGCCGGCAACTACCTGAGGGCCAGTCCCTCTGGTGGTCGATCGTGGGACGCAACAAACGTTCAGTTACCTTGAACCTGCGTGAACCCGAGGCGCAGGATATTGCACGAAAGCTGCTATCCACGGCCGACGTTCTTATCGAGAACTTCCGTCCAGGCACCATGGAGCGGTGGGGCATGAGCTACGAGGCTCTGGCGAAATTGAATCCGAAACTCATAATGGTGAGAGTTTCCGGGTTCGGTCAGGATGGCCCCTACTCCCAGCGAGCGGGGTACGGCGCCATCGGCGAGGCCATGGGTGGCCTCAGGTATGTGGTGGGTGATCCTTCGATGCCGCCATCGCGCGTTGGAATCTCAATCGGGGACACCCTCGCGGCACTGTTCGCGACGATAGGGGCGTTGGCGGCCGTCCGCGAACGTGGGTCCAGCGGGCGGGGCCAGATCGTGGACTCCTCCATTTATGAGTCCGTTCTTGGAGTGATGGAATCACTGGTGCCGGAATGGCAAGTATCCGGGTACCAGCGGGAACGCACCGGCGCAATTCTCCCCAACGTCGCCCCCAGCAACGTCTACCCCACCAAAGACGGCAAATGGGTGCTCATCGCCGCCAACCAAGATACGGTGTTCGGGAGGCTGGCTGTTGCTATCAACCAGCCTGAACTGGCCGCCGATCCGCGCTATGCAACGCACGGTGCCCGCGGAGAACGTCAGGAGGAACTGGACGGGATCATCGGTGAATTTACATCCACGCAGCTGGCCCAGGACCTAGAAGTCTTGTTGGAGAAGCATGGAGTCCCTGCAGGTAAGATCTTCCGGCCTGTGGACATGCTCACCGATCCACAGTATTTGGCTCGAGAATCCATCATTTCCGTGGACCACCCCGTCTTGGGTCCTGTCTCAATGCAAAACGTCTTCCCGAAGCTAAGCCGTACCGCGGGCACCGTCCGGTGGCCGGGCCCGGCATTGGGGCAGCACACCGCGGAGG
This region of Arthrobacter alpinus genomic DNA includes:
- a CDS encoding CaiB/BaiF CoA transferase family protein, whose amino-acid sequence is MTTTIEAKSDSGPLSGLRVIEMGQLLAGPFCGQMLGDMGADVVKIEDPTKGDPLRQWGRQLPEGQSLWWSIVGRNKRSVTLNLREPEAQDIARKLLSTADVLIENFRPGTMERWGMSYEALAKLNPKLIMVRVSGFGQDGPYSQRAGYGAIGEAMGGLRYVVGDPSMPPSRVGISIGDTLAALFATIGALAAVRERGSSGRGQIVDSSIYESVLGVMESLVPEWQVSGYQRERTGAILPNVAPSNVYPTKDGKWVLIAANQDTVFGRLAVAINQPELAADPRYATHGARGERQEELDGIIGEFTSTQLAQDLEVLLEKHGVPAGKIFRPVDMLTDPQYLARESIISVDHPVLGPVSMQNVFPKLSRTAGTVRWPGPALGQHTAEVLSGIGITDSDLSTLRARGLA